The DNA region CACGAACACGCCGAGCCCGGCCACCATGGTCTCGGCCGGTCCGGCACCGCGGCGCTGCAGCGGGCGGTAGACCAGCAGGTCGAGCAGGACGCCGAGGGCCGGCGCGACCAGCAGCAGGCAGCACGCCAGCGCCGGCCAGACCGGCCAGTGCCGCACCACGACGAGGTCGCGCACCAGGTAGGCGATCAGCATCGCCTGGGCGCCCTGGGCGAGGTTCAGCACGCCGGTGGCGCGGTGGCAGACGACCAGGCCGATGCCGCTCAGCGCGGCGGCGCTGCCGACGGTGAGTCCGGCGAGGGCCAGGTCGACGGTCAGGCCGGTCGCATCGGCCAGCTGGGTCACACGGGCCGGATCGGTGAGGGGCGCGGTGAGGGGCGAGGTGAGGGCGGAGACGGGCACCGGGGCAGCTCCCGTCAGACGGTCGGCGGGGCGGGGGCGTCCGGACGGCCGGGAGCGCCCGGGGTACCGGGTCCGTCGGGTCCGGCCCCGGGCGGGGCGGGCGGGTCGCAGAGACCGCAGGGTGCGAGCCCCCGGTCCCGGACGGCGGCCGCGTCGACCGGTGTGACGGCGGGTCTGTCCGCGAGCAGCACGCAGTCCGGGCGGTGGTAGAGCGTGCCGGCGGGGACGGCCAGCAGCGGTCCGGGGTCGTCCTCGCCCCCGTCCCCGGCTTCGGCCCCCTCGGCCCCCTCGGCCCGTCCGGCCGGGGCCGGCTCGACCAGCAGGGCGTGGAGCTGCTCGACCCGGCGGTCCGTCTCCGTCGGCCCCGCACCGGCGCCCGGCGGGGGAGGCGGAGGAAGCGGCCCGAACCGTCCGGGCGAGCGCAGCGCGACGAGGACGACGCCCGCCACGATCAGCGCCGCGCCGGGGATGGTCGCCGAGGCCAGGTACGGGATCTGCTGCTCGGCGAAGCTCTCGCCGGAGACCCCGTACCAGCCCAGCACGCAGAGCACCGTCCCGACCGCCGCGAGGACCCAGCCGGGCCACTCGTGGTTCTCCCGGGCGGCGCGCACCGCCCGGGCGGCGGCGGCCGGCACGCCGAGGCCGTGACGGCCGGGCAGCGCCCCGTCCGTGACGGACCGGGTGTTTCGTCCCCCGGATTGCGATTCGTCCATGGATCCGCCTTCATGGTGTCACCTGCGACATTTCCAGGATCGGCCTGGAACAGCATCCGGAGACCGGCGGACCCGACCCCAGCGGCGGCCGTCGTCCCGGCAGCCGAGAGGAACACCATGCACGTGAGGCAGAGCGGCACCCGTCGGGGCGACGACCCGGTCCTGCGGTCGGCGGGCGTCCTGCTCGCGCTGCTGCTGGCCGGTGCGGTGGCGGGGTGCAGCAGCAGTGATTCCGGGTCCGGGAGCACCTCGTCGCCGCCCGCCGGGGGCTCCGCGGCGGCCTCCGCTTCGGCCCTGGCCTCGGCCTTGGCCTCGGCGTCCGCCTCCGCCTCGGTGTCCGCCTCGGCGTCGGGGAGCGCGAGCGCCTCCGCCGGCGGCACCGCGCCCGCCGACCCGGCGACGGCGACGAACGAGGTCACCGCCAACTGGCAGAAGTTCTTCGACCCCACCACCCCGATCCCGGAGAAGGCCACGCTGCTCCAGAACGGTGACGTGCTGCTCCCCGCGCTCCAGGGCTTCTCGCAGGACCCGCGCCTCGGCCAGGTGCAGGCCAAGGTGACGAACGTGGCGTTCACCTCGGCGACCGATGCCACCGTCACCTACGAGCTGTCGCTCCAGGGCAGCGTGGTCGAGCCGGCCGCCACCGGCCAGGCCGTGCTGGACAACGGCACCTGGAAGGTCTCCCGCTCCACCATCTGCGGTCTGCTCGTCCAGGCCGCCACCGCCAGTGGCAGCCCGATCCCCGGATGCAGCTGATCCCGGTCCCGTGGCCCCGGGCCGTCGACGGCTCCCCCCGTCGGCGGCCCGCCCGCCGCCGGGCGTCGGCGGGCACCGCCCGGGCCCCGGTGCCGGTCCCCCCGCCGTCGGTCCCCGCCCTCGTGCTCGCCGTCGTCCTCGGCCTCCTCCTGGCGACCGGCTGCGGCACCCGCCTTCCGGACCAGGCGTTCAGCGCACGCCCCACCCCGGGCGGCGCATCCGGCGGCGCGACCGGAGGCACGTCCGGCACGGGCAACCCGGCCTCCGACACCGGTGTCACCCCGACCGAGATCCGGATCGGCATCGTCACCTCGCTGACCAGCCCGGTCGGCAGCGAGGTGTTCAGCGGACCGCGCTACGGCGCCCAGGCCTTCTTCGAGGACCTCAACGCCCGCGGCGGCCTGCACGGCCGCACCGTCAGGCTCGTCACCTGCGACGACGGCGGCAGCGGCATCGGCAACCAGGACTGCGTGCACCGGCTGATCGACCGGGAGCACGTCTTCGCCCTCGTCTCCGGCAGCGTCCTCGACTACGCCGGAGCCCCGTACGTCAGCGGCAAGGGCGTGCCGGACGTCGGGGGCCAGCCGATCGGCACGGCGTACGAGCGGTGGCCGCACCTGTACGGGATCTACGGCAGCGGCGCGCCGCGCGACGGGAACGCCGTCGGCTGGAACGGCACGCTCTACCAGACCACCGAGGTGTTCCGTTTCTTCAAGGAGCGGCTGGGGGCGGACACCGCCGCCGTGGTCGCCTACAACCAGGCCGACTCCGCCCGCTACGCCGCCCAGCTGCGGGCCGGCCTGGAGGCCGAGGGGTACCGGGTGCTCACCCAGACGGTGGACTTCGCGCTGCCCAACTTCCAGGCCGTCGCCGCCGCCGTCCGGGCCGACGGCTCGCAACTGCTCTTCGACGCCATGGACACCCGGGGCAACGCCGCGCTCTGCCGGGCCCTCGACGACTCGGGCACCCGGATCACCGCCAAGGTGACCAACGTGCAGAACTGGTCGGAGAGCGTCCGCACCGACTACCAGGCCTCGCCGACCTGCCGGAACGTGCTCTGGGCCACCTCCTCCTCGCTCAACTACGAGGACGTCCGGTACCCGGCGGTGGCCGCGTTCCGGGCCGCGACGGCCCGCTACCTCCCCGACCGGGAGCCGCTCCTGTCGGCCTGGGAGCTGGAGGGCTGGGCGGGCGCCCAGTGGCTCACCGACGCGATGGACCCGTGCGGCGCCGACCTCACCCGGGCCTGCGTCGAAGGGTTCATGGACCGCGCCGAGCCGTACGACGCGCACGGGCTGCTCCTGCCCGCCTCGTTCGTCCCGAAGCCGCCGCCGACCGGGCTCACCCGGGCCTGCCTGAACGCCGCCCGGTGGCAGGACTCGGCCGAGGACGGACGCGGCGGCTGGGTCACCCAGGTGGAGTCGATGACCACCACCTGCTTCGAGGTGCCGCAGCTGCCGTACCGGCCGTGAGCCGTCCGGCCGGGTGCCCGTGCGGCCCGCGTGGCCCGCGTGGCCTGTATCGCCTGTGTGGCCCGTGCGGCTCGTGCGGCTCCTCCGTGCCTCCGGGGGCTCAGTCGAGCCGCTCCACGACGACCATCGCCGCGTCGTCGTCCAGCCGGCCGCCGACGTGGGCGAGCAGGTCGTGCCGCAGGTGGTGCAGCAGGGCGGTCGGACGGTCGGCGCAGTGGGCCGTGAGCCGCTCGGTGAGCGGGTAGAAGCGCCGCTCGGAGTCCCGGGCCTCGATCACGCCGTCGGTGTAGATCAGCAGCCGGTCGCCGGGCAGGAAGGGGAACTCCTCGACCTCGTACGGCGCCGGGGCCAGCTCGCCGAGCCCCAGCGGGGGCGCCGGCCGGCGGGAGTCCAGCGGGGTGACGCCGTCGGCGCGCAGCAGCAGCGGGGGCGGGTGGCCGCAGTCGACCAGGCGGACCACCCGGCCGTCGTCCGGGATCTCCAGGAGGACGGCCGTGATGAACGACTCGCCGCTGTCCTCCGGGGCCGGCGGCGGCGGGTCGCGCGGCTGCCGCGCCCGCTGCGGCAGGTGCTGGGGCGGGTGCTGGGGCAGGTGCTTCGGCGCGCGCTGCTGTTCGGCGAGCTGGGCGAGGTCCCAGGCGATGCTGCCGTCCAGGTACCGGGCGAGTCCGGGGAGGTCGGCGTGCAGGTGCGCGGCGGCGCGGAAGGCGCCGAGCAGCAGCGCGGCGTCGCCGAGCGAGGAGAGGCCCTTGCCGCGCACGTCGCCGACCAGCAGCCGGGTGCCGGTGGCGGTGCGGGCCGCCGCGTACAGGTCGCCGCCGACCTGTGCCTCGGCCTCGGCGGCCAGGTAGACGGAGGCGAGGTGGAGCGGGCCGATCCGGTCGGGCAGCGGGCGCAGCAGGACGCGCTGGGCCGCCTCGGACACCGAGCGGACCTGGGCCAGCTCGCGTTCGTGCCGGTCGCGCAGGGCGCGCAGGACGACGATCAGGGCCGAGACGGCGAGCAGTGCACCGAGCTGGGTCTCGTGGTTGGTGGTGGTGACACCGTCGCGCAGGACGCCGATCACGGTCAGTGCGGCGAGCGAGAGCAGGGCGACGACGGCGGTGGCCCGGGCACCGGCGAAGGAGGCGGTGAGCGCGGGGGCGACGATCAGCAGCGGGCCGAGGTGGATCTCCGGCGGGGAGAGCACGTCGACCACGGTGATCAGCACGATCAGCGCGAGCGGCAGTGCCGTCAGCGCGCGGCGGTCGAGCCGCCACGGCCGGCGCCGGTCGCGGGGGAGCTGCCGGAGTGGCACCCCTCCTCTGTACACCGTCCGGGTGGTCCGCCGCACCCGGGGAGGTGCTCGGAGGGGCGGGGCCGGGGGCGGGAACGGCCGGTCAGTCCTCGGCGCCGTAGCGGGCCAGGTAGTCGGCGAACCGTGCGACGTCCTCGTCCGACCAGCCGGTGAAGCGGGCGGAGAAGGAGATCCGCCGCTGCTCGTTGGCCTCGCGCAGCAGGGTGAGGCCGGCTTCGGTGGCGCGCAGGATCTGGCCGCGCTGGTCCTCGGGGTCGGTCTCCCGCCGCAGCAGGCCGAGCTTCTCCAGGGCGGTGACCTGGCGGCTGACGGTGGACTTGTCGAGCATGAAGTGCGCGGCGACGTCGGCGGCCCGGCAGCCGCCGCGCTCGGTGATCAGGTCCAGGATGCTGTAGGTGACCAGGGAGAGGTCCGGATGCAGCTGCGAGGCCTTGTGGCGGGCGCGGCGGGCGAAGGCGGTCAGCTCACGCTGGATGGTGTCGATCGACGTCTCGCGGTCGGGCATGGTGGACCCACCTCCTCGGGCTTGCCGTTATTTGTTGCACTATACAACGGTTTCGGGCGGGGTGCGGCGGGCCTGCCACGCGCGGGCCGCCGCGATCCGGCGCGTCGCGCTCGGGTGGGTGGCGAACAGCAGCTCCAGTATCCGGGGCGGGTCGACGTCGGACACGTTGGTCAGTGCCAGTCTGCGCTGCATCGCGATGAACTGCTCGGCATCCGATGTGAGTTCGAGGGCATGCCGGTCGGCCCGGGCCTCGACCCGGCGGCTCACCGCACACTGCACCGGGCCGGACAGCGCGCCCAGCAGCGCCGCGCACGCCGCCATCAGCGGGAGCGAACGCGGATCGGCCGCGTCCGCGGCACCGGCGGCCGACAGCAGCGGACCCCAGCCGACCGCCAGACCGAGCAGCGCCACCACGACCGCCGCCCCCACGGCGCCCAGCACGGTGCCGGTCAGCACGTCCCGGTGCTTCACGTGCCCGAGTTCGTGCGCCACCACCAGCTCCACCTCGCGCGGCTCGGCGGTCGACAGCAGCGTGTCGTACGCGACGATCCGCCGCGTCGCGCCGAGGCCCGAGACGTAGGCGTTCAGGGCCGTCGTCCGGCGCGAGGCGTCCGCCACCAGGACGTCCCGCACGCGGACGCCGTCCCGTTCGGCGAGCGCCAGCAGCGCCTCGCGCTGCGGTCCGCTCTCCATCGGCGAGAACCGGTTGAACACCGGCTCGACGAGGAGGGGGTAGAGGAAGGAGAGCGCGGCCGTCAGCAGGGCGGCCGCACCCGCCGCCGGGATCCACCAGCGGTCCGGCGACCGGTCGGTCAGCGCGTACAGGCCGAACGCCACCGGCAGTGCCAGGGCGAGGGTGAGGGCGAGTCCGCGCAGGACGTCCACCGCCCAGCCGGCCCAGCCCTGGGTGACCAGCCCGAACCGGGCGCGCACCGTCCGGGCGCCCGCGCCGAACGGCAGCTGCGCCGCCTGCCCGAGGAGCACCAGCGCACCCGCGCCGGCCAGGACCTCCGCCGTGCGGGAACCGCCGAACCAGCCGCCGACCGCCGTCACCATCCCGGCCCCGGCCGGCGTCAGCCCCAGCACGAGCGTCAGCGCCAGACCGGCCAGCCGCCCGCCCAGCGCCCACGGGAGCTGGGCGCGGCGCAGTGCCCGGCCCCGGGCGCGCTGGGCGGGGGTGAAGTCGCCTCCCGGCCCGGAAGGGGGCGTGGGCGCCGGGGGCGTGGGGGCCGGGGCCGAGGGCAGCGGAGTGGTGGGGGCCGGGGTCGAGGGTGGCGGAGTCGAGGAGGGCGGGGTCGAGGAGGGCGGGGGCGCGGGGATGGGTGCGGGGTCGCCGGGAGGCAGGCTGACAGAGTCCGTCATCTGTAATCCGTCGTCTGAGATCCGTCGGCCGTCGTCCGCCGGCTGCTGCCGGTCGGCCGTCAGCCGTCGGGGGCCGGTGGTCGAAGCTCGAAGGTCGGGTGTCGGTGGCAGGGGGCGGCGGCCCGGCCGTCCACGGTCCGGCGCCGCCCGCGGATCAGCATGTCACTCCTCCGCCCGCCCCGTGGCGCCGTGGGTGCCCGCGCGCAGCAACCGGTGGCCGAGGTCGACCAGCGCGCGGCCGACCGCGAACTCGTCGCCCACCGCGGGCGCCGGGGCGTCGCGCGGGTTGCGGCGGGCGAGGGCGTCGCTGCGCAGCACGCGCCCGTCGGCGTCCAGGACGGCGTGCACCCGGGTGGTGTCGCGGTCCTCGACCACGTGCAGGTTCAGCTGCCAGTCCTTGGTGCGGACGGCCGCCTCCCCGCCCGGTGCCGCCCCCGCACCCGCCGCGGCCGCGGCCGGCCGGGGCGGCGGCCCGGCGCTGCCGTCCTCCCGGACGATCACCACCGGGCAGGGCGCGTGCACCGCGCACCGTGCGCTCACCGAGCCCAGCAGCGTCCGGGCGAAGGCCCCGCGGCCGCGGTTGCCGAGCACCAGCAGGTCCGCGCCCTCGGCCGCCTCCAGCAGCACCTCGGCCGCGTG from Kitasatospora sp. NBC_00458 includes:
- a CDS encoding M48 family metalloprotease codes for the protein MTDSVSLPPGDPAPIPAPPPSSTPPSSTPPPSTPAPTTPLPSAPAPTPPAPTPPSGPGGDFTPAQRARGRALRRAQLPWALGGRLAGLALTLVLGLTPAGAGMVTAVGGWFGGSRTAEVLAGAGALVLLGQAAQLPFGAGARTVRARFGLVTQGWAGWAVDVLRGLALTLALALPVAFGLYALTDRSPDRWWIPAAGAAALLTAALSFLYPLLVEPVFNRFSPMESGPQREALLALAERDGVRVRDVLVADASRRTTALNAYVSGLGATRRIVAYDTLLSTAEPREVELVVAHELGHVKHRDVLTGTVLGAVGAAVVVALLGLAVGWGPLLSAAGAADAADPRSLPLMAACAALLGALSGPVQCAVSRRVEARADRHALELTSDAEQFIAMQRRLALTNVSDVDPPRILELLFATHPSATRRIAAARAWQARRTPPETVV
- a CDS encoding universal stress protein, whose amino-acid sequence is MAGTEAAGPRRRIVVGIDGSAPSEEALRWAVGQALLTGAVVRAVAAWEYPSLYGWFVPMVNEGYEQAARRTLTDEVDDVVGRERPVEIHESLVLGHAAEVLLEAAEGADLLVLGNRGRGAFARTLLGSVSARCAVHAPCPVVIVREDGSAGPPPRPAAAAAGAGAAPGGEAAVRTKDWQLNLHVVEDRDTTRVHAVLDADGRVLRSDALARRNPRDAPAPAVGDEFAVGRALVDLGHRLLRAGTHGATGRAEE
- a CDS encoding ABC transporter substrate-binding protein is translated as MQLIPVPWPRAVDGSPRRRPARRRASAGTARAPVPVPPPSVPALVLAVVLGLLLATGCGTRLPDQAFSARPTPGGASGGATGGTSGTGNPASDTGVTPTEIRIGIVTSLTSPVGSEVFSGPRYGAQAFFEDLNARGGLHGRTVRLVTCDDGGSGIGNQDCVHRLIDREHVFALVSGSVLDYAGAPYVSGKGVPDVGGQPIGTAYERWPHLYGIYGSGAPRDGNAVGWNGTLYQTTEVFRFFKERLGADTAAVVAYNQADSARYAAQLRAGLEAEGYRVLTQTVDFALPNFQAVAAAVRADGSQLLFDAMDTRGNAALCRALDDSGTRITAKVTNVQNWSESVRTDYQASPTCRNVLWATSSSLNYEDVRYPAVAAFRAATARYLPDREPLLSAWELEGWAGAQWLTDAMDPCGADLTRACVEGFMDRAEPYDAHGLLLPASFVPKPPPTGLTRACLNAARWQDSAEDGRGGWVTQVESMTTTCFEVPQLPYRP
- a CDS encoding MarR family winged helix-turn-helix transcriptional regulator, which gives rise to MPDRETSIDTIQRELTAFARRARHKASQLHPDLSLVTYSILDLITERGGCRAADVAAHFMLDKSTVSRQVTALEKLGLLRRETDPEDQRGQILRATEAGLTLLREANEQRRISFSARFTGWSDEDVARFADYLARYGAED
- a CDS encoding PP2C family protein-serine/threonine phosphatase, whose amino-acid sequence is MPLRQLPRDRRRPWRLDRRALTALPLALIVLITVVDVLSPPEIHLGPLLIVAPALTASFAGARATAVVALLSLAALTVIGVLRDGVTTTNHETQLGALLAVSALIVVLRALRDRHERELAQVRSVSEAAQRVLLRPLPDRIGPLHLASVYLAAEAEAQVGGDLYAAARTATGTRLLVGDVRGKGLSSLGDAALLLGAFRAAAHLHADLPGLARYLDGSIAWDLAQLAEQQRAPKHLPQHPPQHLPQRARQPRDPPPPAPEDSGESFITAVLLEIPDDGRVVRLVDCGHPPPLLLRADGVTPLDSRRPAPPLGLGELAPAPYEVEEFPFLPGDRLLIYTDGVIEARDSERRFYPLTERLTAHCADRPTALLHHLRHDLLAHVGGRLDDDAAMVVVERLD